From Erythrobacter sp. YJ-T3-07:
CCGATTCCGCAGGTGTGGAAAGACATGCTGCGCACGATCGAGCCGGGCGACGTGCTGCTGCACAAGTTCAGCCCAACCGGCTTCTATTCCAGCGCGGTCAAGACGCCGTTCCTCTACGACCTCATGCACCGCTCCGAGCGGCAGATCCCGATCTTCAAGCGGGACGAGGAAGAGGGCACGATTCCGCTCTCCGATCACGGCAAGGCCAAGTATTTCTTCGTCCACCCCGGCGACCAGCGCAAGGCGCAGGCGTGGATGCACGAAGGCTTTACCGAGGCGCTGAAGACCCCGGACAACACGGTGGTGTTCGTGACCCCGGAGAGCGCCGAGCAGATCCGTGCCGACCAGCAGGGCTGCATGGGCTGCCTGTCGCACTGCCAGTTTTCGAGCTGGAAGGACCACGACGATCACACCACCGGGCGGCTTGCCGATCCGCGCAGCTTCTGCATCCAGAAGACGCTGCAGGACATCGCGCATGGGGGCGATCCGGACGAGAACCTCGCCTTCGCAGGCCACGCAGCGTACCGCTTCAAGCAGGACCCGTTCTATTCCAACAACTTCACCCCTTCAGTGAAGCAGTTGGTGGAGCGTATCCTGACCGGAGACTGACGGAATGCCCCAGCCGAAAGACGCGCTGCGAGACGACCATCTGGCACCGCCTTTCGGCTATTGGCTGCGCGAACTGCCGAACCTGCCGAAAATCTGGTCGAGCCCGGTGCGCCGGGTCCGGCTGCCGGAGCATGTCCGGGCAGGGCCGCCTGAGGGCACGCGCCGTCCGGTTCTGGTCATCCCCGGGATCATGTCGAACGACGGCGCGACCTCGCTGATGCGGCGGACGCTCGATGCGGCGGGGTACGACGCGTACCCTGCGCGGATCAGCGCAATGATGACAGGCATCACCCAGGCCTTCTTCGACCGGGCCGAGGCGCGTCTGGACGAGATATGGCGCGAAACCGGTCAGCCGGTGGCGCTGATCGGAATCAGTCTGGGCGGGCTCTATGCCCGCGTGCTGGCGCAGCGCCATCCGCACAAGGTCGCGCTGGTGATGACGCTGGGCACGCCCTTCTCGGGCGACCGGCGGGCCAACAACGCGTGGCGGCTGTACGAGGCGCTCAACGACCACAAGGTCGACAATCCGCCGATTTCCGACGATCCCCGGCAGAAGCCGCCGGTGCGCACGATCGCGATCTGGTCCCCGCGCGACGGGATCATCGCGCCCGCCTGCTCACGCGGGGAAGAGGGCGAGTGCGACCGCGTGATCGAAGTGCCCGAGCGGCATTTCGAGTTTTCCGCCAGCCGCGCCTCGATCGAGCGGATTCTCGATATCCTCGGCGAGGAACTGCCGCGAAGCCGCTAGTCGGCGAAGTACCAGCCGCGCTCGCCGTGGCTGGTCATGTCCAGCCCCTCGATCTCGCGCTTGCGCTTGACCCGCATGGGGATGAGGATGCCGATCCCCAGCGCGAGAATGCCGGTCATCACCGCGCTCCATACCGCGACCGCAGCCACTCCGATCGCCTGCGCGCCGAGCTGCGTGGCCGGGGTCATCCCGGCGGGGTAGCCCGTGCCGCCCAGCGAGTAGGAGACGAACAGGCCGAGCAGCAGGGTGCCCAGCATTCCGCCCATGCCGTGGACCGCGAACACGCTCAGCGTGTCGTCGATGCCCCACTTTCGCACCTGCACCAGCGCGCCGTAGCACACGACCGAGGCGAGTGCGCCG
This genomic window contains:
- a CDS encoding alpha/beta hydrolase, with translation MPQPKDALRDDHLAPPFGYWLRELPNLPKIWSSPVRRVRLPEHVRAGPPEGTRRPVLVIPGIMSNDGATSLMRRTLDAAGYDAYPARISAMMTGITQAFFDRAEARLDEIWRETGQPVALIGISLGGLYARVLAQRHPHKVALVMTLGTPFSGDRRANNAWRLYEALNDHKVDNPPISDDPRQKPPVRTIAIWSPRDGIIAPACSRGEEGECDRVIEVPERHFEFSASRASIERILDILGEELPRSR